ACGGCTTGTCCCACAACAGGTTGCGGATGAAGCCGACCGCTTCCTCCGCCCCGCGCAGGCGGTCCATTCCGGCGTCCTCCCACTCCACCGAGATCGGACCGCGGTAGCCGATCGAGTTGAGCGCGCGGAAGCACTCCTCCCACGGCACGTCACCGTGGCCGGTGGACACGAAGTCCCACCCGCGGCGCGCGTCCGCCCACGCCAGGTGCGATCCGAGCCGCCCGTTGCGGCCGTCGAACCGCTTCTTCGTGTCCTTGCAGTCGACGTGGTAGATCCGGTCGGCGAAGTCCAGGATGAACCCGACCGGGTCCAGGTCCTGCCACACGAAGTGCGACGGGTCCCAGTTCAGCCCGAACGCCGGGCGGTTGCCGACCGCGTCCAGCGCCCGGCGGGTCGTCCAGTAGTCGTAGGCGATCTCCGACGGGTGCACCTCGTGCGCGAACCGCACCCCGACCTCGTCGAACACGTCGAGGATCGGGTTCCAGCGCGCGGCGAAGTCGGCGTACCCGTCGTCGATTACCTCCTGCGACACCGGCGGGAACATCGCCACGTACTTCCAGATCTTCGACCCGGTGAAGCCGATGACGGTGTCCACGCCGAGCTTCGCCGCGGCACGGGCGGTGTCGGCCATCTCCGCGGCGGCCCGCTGCCGCACGCCTTCGG
The window above is part of the Amycolatopsis thermoflava N1165 genome. Proteins encoded here:
- a CDS encoding sugar phosphate isomerase/epimerase family protein; translated protein: MSRPVTLFTGQWADLPFEEVCRLASQWGYDGLEIACSGDHFEVDRALAEDDYVAGRHKILESYGLKVWAISNHLVGQAVCDDPIDERHRNILPARVWGDGEPEGVRQRAAAEMADTARAAAKLGVDTVIGFTGSKIWKYVAMFPPVSQEVIDDGYADFAARWNPILDVFDEVGVRFAHEVHPSEIAYDYWTTRRALDAVGNRPAFGLNWDPSHFVWQDLDPVGFILDFADRIYHVDCKDTKKRFDGRNGRLGSHLAWADARRGWDFVSTGHGDVPWEECFRALNSIGYRGPISVEWEDAGMDRLRGAEEAVGFIRNLLWDKPSAAFDAAFSTEK